From a single Leopardus geoffroyi isolate Oge1 chromosome E1, O.geoffroyi_Oge1_pat1.0, whole genome shotgun sequence genomic region:
- the MPP2 gene encoding MAGUK p55 subfamily member 2 isoform X3 — protein MPVAATNSESAMQQVLDNLGSLPNATGAAELDLIFLRGIMESPIVRSLAKAHERLEETKLEAVRDNNLELVQEILRDLAQLAEQSSTAAELARILQEPHFQSLLETHDSVASKTYETPPPSPGLDPTFSNQPVPPDAVRMVGIRKTAGEHLGVTFRVEGGELVIARILHGGMVAQQGLLHVGDIIKEVNGQPVGSDPRALQELLRSASGSVILKILPSYQEPHLPRQVFVKCHFDYDPARDSLIPCKEAGLRFSAGDLLQIVNQDDANWWQACHVEGGSAGLIPSQLLEEKRKAFVKRDLELTPTSGTLCGSLSGKKKKRMMYLTTKNAEFDRHELLIYEEVARMPPFRRKTLVLIGAQGVGRRSLKNKLIMWDPDRYGTTVPYTSRRPKDSEREGQGYSFVSRGEMEADIRAGRYLEHGEYEGNLYGTRIDSIRGVVAAGKVCVLDVNPQAVKVLRTAEFVPYVVFIEAPDYETLRAMNRAALESGLSTKQLTEADLRRTVEESSRIQRGYGHYFDLSLVNTNLERTFRELQAAMEKLRTEPQWVPVSWVY, from the exons GCCCACGAGCGGCTGGAGGAGACCAAGCTGGAGGCCGTGCGGGACAACAACCTAGAGCTGGTGCAGGAGATCCTTCGGGATCTGGCGCagctggcagagcagagcagCACAGCCGCGGAGCTGGCCCGCATCCTCCAAGAGCCTCACTTCCAG TCCCTCCTGGAGACACACGACTCTGTGGCCTCGAAAACCTATGAGACTCCCCCGCCCAGCCCTGGCCTGGACCCCACCTTCAGCAACCAGCCGGTGCCTCCCGACGCGGTCCGCATGGTGGGCATCCGCAAGACCGCTGGAGAGCATCTG GGAGTGACGTTCCGTGTGGAGGGCGGCGAGTTGGTGATCGCGCGCATTCTGCACGGCGGCATGGTGGCTCAGCAAGGCCTGCTGCACGTGGGCGACATCATCAAGGAGGTGAACGGGCAGCCAGTGGGCAGCGACCCCCGCGCGCTGCAGGAACTCTTGCGCAGTGCCAGCGGCAGCGTCATCCTCAAGATCCTGCCCAGCTACCAGGAGCCCCATCTGCCCCGCCAG GTATTTGTGAAATGCCACTTCGACTACGACCCTGCAAGAGACAGCCTTATCCCCTGCAAGGAAGCCGGCCTGCGCTTCAGTGCTGGGGACTTACTGCAGATTGTAAACCAGGACGATGCTAACTGGTGGCAG GCATGCCACGTCGAAGGGGGCAGCGCTGGGCTCATCCCCAGCCAGCTGCTGGAGGAGAAGCGGAAAGCCTTTGTCAAACGGGATCTGGAGCTGACACCCACCTCAG GGACCCTATGTGGCAgcctttcaggaaagaaaaagaagcgaATGATGTATTTGACTACGAAGAATGCAG AGTTTGACCGGCATGAGCTGCTCATTTATGAGGAGGTGGCCCGCATGCCCCCCTTCCGCCGGAAAACCCTGGTGCTCATCGGAGCCCAGGGTGTGGGCCGGCGCAGCCTGAAGAACAAACTCATCATGTGGGATCCAGATCGCTATGGCACCACCGTGCCCT acACGTCCCGGCGGCCCAAGGACTCCGAACGGGAAGGTCAGGGCTACAGCTTTGTGTCCCGTGGGGAGATGGAGGCGGACATCCGCGCTGGGCGCTACCTGGAACATGGCGAGTACGAGGGCAACCTGTATGGCACGCGCATCGACTCCATCCGGGGCGTGGTCGCCGCCGGCAAAGTGTGCGTGCTGGATGTCAACCCCCAG GCAGTGAAAGTGCTGAGAACAGCTGAGTTTGTCCCTTATGTGGTGTTCATCGAGGCCCCTGACTACGAGACCCTCCGGGCCATGAACCGGGCTGCATTGGAGAGTGGGCTGTCCACCAAGCAGCTTACG GAGGCAGACCTGAGGAGGACAGTGGAAGAGAGCAGCCGCATCCAGAGAGGCTACGGGCACTACTTTGACCTCAGCCTGGTCAACACCAACCTGGAGAGGACCTTTCGTGAGCTCCAGGCTGCCATGGAGAAGCTGCGGACAGAGCCCCAGTGGGTGCCTGTCAGCTGGGTGTACTGA